The genomic interval CATCTCGACGTGCGCCGGAACAGAGGAGCTGCCCGCGAACTGCGCGTCGCTGTGCATTCTGCCCATGGTGTCCGTCAGGCCATAGGAAGCGGGGCCTGCTGCCATGTTGTCCGGGTGCAGGGTTCTGCCCGTGCCGCCGCCCGAAGCGACGGAGAAGTATTTCTTGCCGTTCTCCACAGCCCACTTCTTATACGTTCCGGCAACAGGGTGCTGGAAGCGGGTGGGGTTGGTGGAGTTGCCCGTGATGGAGACGTCTACGCCCTCTGCCTTCATGATGGCAACGCCCTCCAGAACGTCGTTGGCGCCGTAGCACTTGACAGCCGCGCGCTCGCCCTTGGAATATGCCTTCTCAAAGACGGTCTTGAGCTCGCCGGTGTAGAAATCATATTCCGTCTCGACGTGCGTGAAACCGTTGATGCGGGAGATGATCTGTGCCGCGTCTTTGCCCAGGCCGTTTAAGATAACGCGCAGCGGGTTTTTGCGGACTTTGTTCGCCGTTCTGGCAATGCCGATTGCGCCTTCCGCAGCCGCGAAGGATTCATGGCCGGCCAGGAAGCAGAAGCAGTTGGTCTCCTCGCGCAGCAGCATGGCTGCCAGGTTGCCGTGGCCCAGGCCGACGGCGCGCTGATCTGCGACAGAGCCGGGAATGCAGAACGCCTGCAGGCCAATGCCGATTGCCTCAGCGGCATCCGCGGCCTTCTTGCAGCCTTTTTTCATCGCGATGGCGGCGCCCAGGGTATAGGCCCAGACGGCGTTCTCGAATGCGATGGGCTGAATCGAGCGGACGATCGCGCTGACGTCTACGCCCTTCTCCAGCGTATAGGCCTGAACGTCCTCCAGGGAGGAGAAGCCGTATTCTGCCATGCACTTCTCAATCTTTTTTATTCTTCTATCGTAACCTTCGAATTGTACCATGACGCGCCTCCTTATTCCTTTCTCGGATCGACATACTTGACGGCTTCATCATAGCGGCCGTAAGTATTGATGTTTTTCTCATATGCCTCTTTGGGATCCATGCCCTTGCGGATGGCTTCCATCATCTTGCCGAGGTGCACGAACTTATAGCCGATGACTTCGCCGTTCTCATCCAGGCCCATCTCCAGGCAGTAGCCCTCGGCCATTTCCAGATAGCGGACGCCCTTGGCCTTGGTGCCGTACATGGTGCCGACCTGGCTGCGCAGGCCCTTGCCCAGGTCTTCCAGGCCAGCGCCGACGGGCAGGCCGTTCTCGGAGAAAGCCGTCTGGCTTCTGCCGTAGACGATCTGCAGGAAAAGCTCTCTCATGGCGGTGTTGATGGCGTCGCATACCAGGTCGGTATTCAGCGCTTCCAGGATGGTCTTGCCCGTGAGCACTTCTGCGGCCATGGCGGCAGAGTGCGTCATGCCCGAGCAGCCGATGGTCTCGACCAGCGCCTCTTCAATGACGCCGTCTTTGACGTTGAGCGTCAGCTTGCAGGCGCCCTGCTGGGGCGCGCACCAGCCAATGCCGTGCGTCAAGCCGGAAATATCCTTAATCTCTTTGGCCAGAACCCATTTGCCCTCTTCCGGGATGGGAGCGGGGCCGTGATGCGGGCCTCTTTGCACGCATACCATTTCTTCCACTTCTTTGGAATATTGCATGAAAACGTCCTCCTTCAAATTATCTAGGTGCGTCTTAGACTTCGTGCGCAACTAACAGATACGCTCCTATTATAACAATAAACCGCCCTGAATAAAAGGGATTTTTGGAAAAAATGCCAAGGTGGCTGCCAATTTTGCATGGGGGAGAAAAAACGCGCCGCAAGGCCCCTGGGCGCGGGAAAATTTTCTTGCTATGGCCGGGGAGATTGGATATAATAAATATTTATAGAGAAAGTTTTTATTTTTATCAGAAGGCGAGGCGATAAACATGGAGTATTTGTTTGCAGAGCGGTTTGATAGAGTGGAGGGAAGCGCAATCCGGGCGATTTTCTCCCTGCTGGGCGATCCGGAGATCATCTCTTTTGCCGGCGGAAACCCATCCCCCAAAACCTTCCCTGCAGATAAGCTCGCAGGGTATGCGGCAAAGCTGATCCGAGAGCAGGGAGACAGCGTTTTGCAGTATGGCGGCACGCTGGGCACGGCAGATCTGCTGGGCCAGGTGCAGAAGCTGTTCGAGGCCGAAGGGCTTTCCCCAAAAAAGGAGGAGCTCATCATCCTTTCCGGCTCTTCCCAGGGCATCGATCTGCTAACAAAGACGCTCATCAACCCTGGGGATCGCATCATCGTCGAATCGCCGACGTTCCTGGGCGCTATCCAGACGTTTAAGATGTATCAGGCAGAACTCATCGAGGCTGAGATGGATGAGCATGGCCTGGTGATCGCGGATTTGGAAGAGAAAATCGCAAAGTATCAGCCCAAATTCATTTATACTA from Christensenellaceae bacterium 44-20 carries:
- a CDS encoding GGGtGRT protein, yielding MVQFEGYDRRIKKIEKCMAEYGFSSLEDVQAYTLEKGVDVSAIVRSIQPIAFENAVWAYTLGAAIAMKKGCKKAADAAEAIGIGLQAFCIPGSVADQRAVGLGHGNLAAMLLREETNCFCFLAGHESFAAAEGAIGIARTANKVRKNPLRVILNGLGKDAAQIISRINGFTHVETEYDFYTGELKTVFEKAYSKGERAAVKCYGANDVLEGVAIMKAEGVDVSITGNSTNPTRFQHPVAGTYKKWAVENGKKYFSVASGGGTGRTLHPDNMAAGPASYGLTDTMGRMHSDAQFAGSSSVPAHVEMMGLIGMGNNPMVGASVAVAVAVEEASK
- a CDS encoding iron-sulfur cluster assembly scaffold protein, encoding MQYSKEVEEMVCVQRGPHHGPAPIPEEGKWVLAKEIKDISGLTHGIGWCAPQQGACKLTLNVKDGVIEEALVETIGCSGMTHSAAMAAEVLTGKTILEALNTDLVCDAINTAMRELFLQIVYGRSQTAFSENGLPVGAGLEDLGKGLRSQVGTMYGTKAKGVRYLEMAEGYCLEMGLDENGEVIGYKFVHLGKMMEAIRKGMDPKEAYEKNINTYGRYDEAVKYVDPRKE